A stretch of the Papaver somniferum cultivar HN1 chromosome 6, ASM357369v1, whole genome shotgun sequence genome encodes the following:
- the LOC113288138 gene encoding glucan endo-1,3-beta-glucosidase 4-like produces the protein MKTSPIVVLAVLFSALLVMVIPQNSVEADGELGQQWCIVDRQASNETIQGALNWACSQGDDICLNIQEGKPCYLPNTLEDHASYAFNSYYQKFKSQGATCYFNGAAMANEEDPSYGSCKYEILP, from the exons ATGAAGACGTCACCAATTGTGGTGCTAGCAGTTCTTTTTTCTGCTCTCCTTGTTATGGTAATCCCACAAAATTCAG TTGAGGCAGACGGGGAATTAGGACAGCAATGGTGTATTGTTGATCGTCAAGCCTCTAATGAAACTATTCAAGGGGCACTAAACTGGGCGTGTTCGCAAGGGGATGATATTTGCCTTAATATACAAGAAGGAAAGCCTTGCTATCTCCCAAACACATTGGAAGACCATGCTTCCTATGCTTTCAACAGTTACTATCAAAAATTCAAGAGTCAAGGTGCCACTTGTTATTTCAATGGTGCTGCCATGGCTAATGAAGAGGACCCAA GTTATGGTTCATGCAAGTACGAGATACTTCCCTAA
- the LOC113288136 gene encoding phosphatidylinositol N-acetylglucosaminyltransferase subunit A-like, giving the protein MVFQFTKAKSWRAQRSTRAYSQSFVSCLMPSNTMDQKRRLRILMVSDFFYPNFGGVENHIYLLSQCLLKLGHKVVVMTHAYGNRSGVRYMTGGLKVYYIPWKPFLMQNTLPTFYGTLPIVRTILVREKISLVHGHQAFSTLCHEALMHARTMGYKVVFTDHSLYGFSDVGSIHMNKVLQFTLADVNQAICVSHTSKENTVLRSGLPPEKVFMIPNAVDTAMFTPAPEKLSRDEIIIVVISRLVYRKGADLLVEVIPEVCRLYPNVRFIVGGDGPKRVRLEEMREKHSLQDRFEMLGAVPHAQVRSVLITGHIFLNSSLTEAFCIAILEAASCGLLTVSTRVGGVPEVLPDGMIVLAEPVPSDMVQAVKKAIDILPNIDPQAMHLRLKQLYSWHDVARRTEVVYDRALTCSEENLLPRLSRYLTCGAWAGKLFCLVMIIDFLLWHLLQLWQPFEDIDEVPDFVLPHQEQEASRSHQD; this is encoded by the exons TTGCTTGATGCCATCAAACACAATGGATCAAAAGAGACGCCTAAGAATATTGATGGTATCTGATTTTTTTTACCCTAACTTTGGTGGTGTGGAGAATCACATTTATCTGCTCTCCCAATGTCTTCTTAAGCTTGGTCACAAG GTAGTTGTTATGACTCATGCTTATGGAAATCGTTCTGGGGTGCGGTATATGACTGGTGGTCTGAAAGTCTACTATATACCGTGGAAACCATTTCTCATGCAGAATACATTGCCAACCTTCTATGGGACACTTCCAATTGTACGGACAATCCTTGTTCGGGAGAAAATTTCCTTGGTGCATGGACATCAAGCCTTCTCAACTCTTTGTCATGAAGCTTTGATGCATGCACGGACCATGGGATACAAAGTCGTATTTACTGATCACTCACTCTATGGGTTTTCTGATGTAGGAAGCATTCACATGAATAAGGTATTGCAATTTACTTTGGCAGATGTGAATCAGGCAATATGTGTTTCTCATACAAGCAAGGAAAATACGGTCCTGAGGTCCGGATTACCCCCAGAAAAGGTCTTCATGATACCAAATGCTGTTGACACGGCTATGTTCACACCTGCACCAGAGAAATTGAGTCGTGATGAAATTATTATTGTTGTGATAAGCAGACTAGTTTACCGGAAGGGGGCTGATTTGCTTGTAGAAGTCATTCCTGAAGTCTGCCGTTTGTACCCAAAT GTCCGATTCATTGTTGGAGGGGATGGCCCTAAACGAGTGCGTCTGGAAGAAATGAGGGAAaaacattcacttcaagatcgtTTCGAAATGTTAGGGGCTGTTCCACATGCTCAAGTACGGTCTGTCTTGATTACTGGACATATCTTCTTGAATAG ttccCTGACAGAAGCATTCTGTATAGCAATATTGGAAGCTGCTAGTTGTGGGTTGTTAACCGTCAGTACACGAGTAGGAGGTGTCCCAGAG GTACTTCCTGATGGCATGATTGTTCTGGCAGAACCGGTACCAAGCGACATGGTGCAAGCAGTAAAGAAGGCAATAGACATACTTCCGAATATTGACCCCCAAGCTATGCACCTTCGT TTGAAACAATTATATAGTTGGCATGATGTGGCCAGAAGGACTGAAGTTGTATATGATCGTGCATTGACATGTTCTGAAGAGAATCTTCTGCCACGCCTCTCACG GTACCTTACTTGTGGTGCTTGGGCTGGCAAACTTTTCTGCTTGGTTATGATCATAGATTTCTTGTTATGGCATCTCTTACAACTATGGCAG CCCTTTGAAGATATAGATGAGGTGCCTGATTTTGTGCTTCCTCATCAAGAACAAGAAGCTTCTCGATCTCACCAAGATTAA
- the LOC113288139 gene encoding transmembrane protein 256 homolog, whose product MDPRHWHKVAAISGMAAIGLGAYGAHGFKPKNPAYKDVWQTASVYHLVHTAALLGAPLTKHPTVFGGLLTTGIMAFSGTCYAVALLEDRKFSTLAPAGGFAFIAAWASLLF is encoded by the exons ATGGATCCTCGTCACTGGCACAAAGTTGCTGCCATCTCTG GAATGGCAGCTATAGGTTTGGGCGCTTATGGAGCTCATGGTTTTAAACCCAAAAACCCTGCTTACAAAGAC GTTTGGCAAACTGCATCTGTCTATCATCTGGTTCATACAGCAGCTTTGCTTGGAGCTCCTCTCACTAAACACCCTACTGTA TTTGGAGGTCTTCTAACGACTGGAATTATGGCTTTCTCGGGGAC GTGTTACGCTGTTGCACTTCTTGAGGACAGAAAATTTTCTACTTTAGCTCCAGCTGGTGGCTTTGCTTTTATCGCTGCATGGGCAAGCCTACTGTTCTAG